A genomic segment from Sphingomonas astaxanthinifaciens DSM 22298 encodes:
- a CDS encoding efflux RND transporter periplasmic adaptor subunit has translation MNVATTIKSDEATPLALSRRGLTRGQKILLGVLPIAVAGGLYFANAQGGPADAAPPPATVTAAAPVVRQITEWDDYSGRFEASRSVEVRPRVSGAITGVHFQDGAYVRQGQLLFTIDARPFAAALAEAQAAVQSARSDLSLASADLGRATRLLEVDAVSRSDVDRLRARVQAAQAALAAAQARVRSRALDLSFTQVRAPISGRISDRRIDAGNLVAGGIGAGEATLLTTINALDPVYFTFDASEALYLKARRARESGAGSSEVAIRLQDERDYKWRGRLDFTDNGIDGRSGTIRLRAVIANPTGFLTPGMFGNARLASGAATMALMVPDEAVQTDQARKVVTVVASDGSLSPRPVTVGPLLDGLRVIRSGLSPNDRVVIAGAQLAMPGAKVKVKPGVIQPRPATAAPAAPSQPAGEATFTAR, from the coding sequence GTGAACGTGGCCACCACCATCAAGAGCGACGAGGCGACCCCTCTCGCGCTGTCCCGGCGAGGGCTGACGCGGGGACAGAAGATCCTGCTCGGCGTGCTTCCGATCGCGGTCGCGGGCGGGCTTTATTTCGCCAATGCCCAAGGGGGCCCGGCCGATGCCGCGCCGCCGCCAGCGACCGTCACCGCGGCGGCGCCGGTCGTCCGCCAGATCACCGAGTGGGACGATTATTCGGGCCGGTTCGAGGCGAGCCGGTCGGTCGAGGTCCGCCCGCGGGTCTCGGGCGCGATCACCGGGGTCCACTTCCAGGACGGCGCCTATGTGCGTCAGGGCCAGCTCCTCTTCACCATCGATGCCCGGCCGTTCGCCGCGGCGCTCGCCGAAGCGCAGGCGGCGGTGCAGAGCGCGCGGAGCGACCTGTCGCTCGCCAGCGCCGACCTCGGCCGGGCGACCCGCCTGCTCGAGGTGGATGCGGTCTCGCGCAGCGACGTCGACCGGCTTCGCGCCAGGGTCCAGGCGGCGCAGGCGGCGCTGGCCGCGGCGCAGGCCCGGGTCCGCTCGCGCGCGCTGGACCTCAGCTTCACCCAGGTCCGCGCGCCGATCAGCGGGCGGATCTCCGACCGGCGGATCGATGCCGGCAATCTCGTCGCCGGCGGGATCGGCGCGGGGGAGGCGACCCTGCTCACGACCATCAACGCCCTCGACCCGGTCTATTTCACCTTCGACGCCTCGGAAGCGCTCTACCTCAAGGCCCGCCGGGCGCGGGAGAGCGGGGCAGGCTCGAGCGAGGTCGCGATCCGGCTCCAGGACGAGCGCGACTACAAGTGGCGCGGCCGGCTCGACTTCACCGACAACGGGATCGACGGGCGCTCCGGGACCATCCGCCTGCGCGCGGTGATCGCCAACCCGACCGGTTTCCTCACGCCGGGGATGTTCGGCAATGCGCGGCTTGCCAGCGGCGCTGCGACGATGGCGCTGATGGTGCCCGACGAAGCGGTCCAGACCGACCAGGCGCGCAAGGTGGTGACGGTGGTGGCAAGCGACGGCAGCCTGTCGCCGCGGCCCGTCACGGTCGGGCCGCTGCTCGACGGCCTGCGGGTCATTCGCTCAGGGCTCTCGCCCAATGACCGGGTGGTGATCGCCGGCGCGCAGCTCGCCATGCCCGGCGCCAAGGTGAAGGTGAAGCCCGGAGTGATCCAGCCCAGGCCCGCCACGGCCGCGCCGGCAGCGCCTTCCCAGCCGGCGGGCGAGGCGACCTTCACGGCCCGCTGA